The genomic interval AATAAAACTCAATATATAATTATTTTGTTTTTCATCCATACCGCCTTGATTCATAATCGTACCAGGGGTTACAACGCGAATGACTTCCCTTTTCACCATTCCTTTTGTTGTTTTCGGATCTTCCATTTGTTCGCAAATCGCGACTTTATAGCCTTCATTAATTAAAGTTTCAATATAACTTTCAGCTGAATGATAAGGTACGCCGCACATAGGGATAGGATTTTCTTTTTTGGCATCACGTTTGGTTAACGTGATTTCTAAGACTCTAGATGCTTCTTTCGCATCTTCAAAAAACATTTCGTAAAAATCGCCTAATCTGAAAAATAATAAGCAGTCTTGGTATTGTGATTTAATCTTTAAATATTGCTGCATCATCGGCGTTACATTTGTCATGATTCTTAACCATTCCTTCTATAATCGGTTTAATTTCGTTTGAATTTAATATATTTTATACATTTTTGATGTAATAAGCAATCAATACATATTACGTTTCTCTTAACTCATCTATTTTAACAAATTCTTAGTTTTCATACGAGTTTCAAATTTTCATGATATACTTATTCAAAACATCTTATAATTTTAGTTAATTGATTTTAAACATGTAGTAAATCTATATAAATTTATAGTTAAACTTAAAATATTGCATATATCTTTTTGTTATATTAATTATAGACTTAAAAAAGGAGATGAAGTTTCAAAATGAAAATACGTAAACTATCAGTTACATCAGCAGTGCTATCTGCATCTATTCTTTTTGGTTCTCAAGGAGCTTTAGCAAGCGGCGGAGGCATGGGTCCTGTTTCATCAGATTCATCTGCTGCACAAAACACTGCACAACAAGACAAAAATGTTTTGGCTAAAAATGTCGCAATTGCACATCGCGGTGCAAGTGGTTATGCACCTGAACACACTTTTTTTGCTTATGATAAAGCTAAAAATGAGTTAGGTGCAGATTACATAGAATTAGATTTGCAAATGACAAAAGATGGTAATTTAATTGCGATGCATGATGAAACAGTTGATCGTACAACAGGCGGCAAATTCCATGGTCCTGTCAAAAATTATACGACAGCACAGTTAAAACAAATGGATGTCGGCAGCTGGTTCAATCAAAAAAATCCGCAGTATGCCAATCCTAAATATGCCGGTGCTCAAGTACCCACTTTAGATGAAATTTTAACGCGTTATGGACCGGATACGAATTATTATATTGAAACGAAATCTCCAGATGTTTACCCTGGTATGGAAGAAAAATTATTAGATACGTTGGACAAACATGGCATGTTGGCACCTGATAAGTTGAAGAACGGTCAAATTGTGATTCAATCCTTCTCTCAAGAAAGTTTATTAAAGATGAAAAAATTGAATCCGAACATACCTTTGATTCAATTAACTGATGTTTTAGAAATACCGCGCTATACAGATAAAGATTTAGATTATATTGCTTCTTATGCTAACGGCGTCGGACCTGAATATCATGATGCGACACCTGCTCAAGTTGAAAGACTGCACCAGCATGGTCTGCTTGTTCATCCTTATACAGCTAATACCAAATTAGCGATGCAGAATTTAATTAACGCAAATGTGGATGGCGCTTTCTCTAATTATATTGACCAATATATCCAGTTAAGAGACCAGTCAAATATTCAAAGTGCATATTAAGTGAAGAAATCCGCTTCAGATTGCGTTTCTGAAGCGGATTTTTTCTAATCTTTAGGCAGCCATTTTTTCAATTTTCCTTTTTTAAATAAAACCATTAAAATGATATAACTGATAAATGCCCCTAGTGCACTTGATGTTATGAATGCAAGCATCAATGGTTTAATCGCTACTTGATGCAAACCAATTACCCAAGCTAATGGGATACACATAAAGCTTCCGATTAACCCTGTACCGATAACTTCACCGAATGCTGCCATAAATAAGTGTTTACGATAACGGTATAACAAACTGGCAAGCAATACACCCACCATACTGCCGGGAAATGCAAAAACAGAGCCTGTACCGAACATCATTCGAATCACAGAAGATAAAAATGCTTGTGCTAATCCATACCATGGACCCACAAATACCGCACATAAAACATTCGTCATATGTTGTATGGGCGCGGCTTTAATAGGTCCTAATGGGATGACAATAATACTGCTTAAAACTACATTAATCGCAATGAACATTGAAGTTAAAGTAAGTTTTCTCACGTTCATGTTTTAACGCCCCTTCTAGTTTTAATCGTTGTTTATTGGTCTTGATGTGCTGCGTTTAAACGATCGGCCATTGTATTTATCATCATCTGCAATAAATCATTTGCGTCAGATTGTGCTTCTCTGAATTCAGTCACAATCGGCAAAGCATCTATTTTTTCTTGAATCTGTGCAATCTCTGCTTCACTACGTTTATACGCTTCTATTTTTCCATAATTTTGTAAGTTAACAGATTGTTTCTGTCTTTGTTTTAAATCTTTCATCCATTCATCAATATGATGATTACGATGAATTTGGGTTTCAACACGCTGATAATATTTCACGGTGTCTAATTGTTTAATTTGGTCACTGAGCTTTTCGGCTTGCGCTAAAATGTCTTTTTTATCATACATTAAGCTTTCACCGCGCTTGATTCATGGAGATGCAGGAAAGTACCATTTAATGAATATTGTTTCGCTTCGTCAATTTTAACGTCCACTAATTTACCGACAACTTCTTTAGGACCTCTGAAGTTCACAAGTTTATTTTTGTCTGTATAACCCGCTAGAACTTCGTTATCTTTTTTACTGCTTCCTTCACATAATACCGTCACAACTTGTCCTTCATAACCTTTTAATGCACGTTCTGAGTAGTAGCCTACTTTTTGGTTCAAACGTTGCAAGCGTTCTTTTTTCACTTCTTTTTCTACATTATCTTTCATACGTGCAGCAGGTGTACCATCACGTTGAGAGTATAAATACGTATATGCATGTTCAAATTCGACTTCATCATATAAAGATAATGTTTCTTGGAATTGTTCTTCAGTTTCATTTGGATAACCCACAATGATATCTGTTGTCAGTGCGACATCTGGAATTGCAGTTTTGATACGATTTACAAGGTCTAAATAACTTTCTCTTGTGTATTTACGGCCCATGATTTTCAATACTGCATCGTTTCCTGATTGTACTGGTAAGTGAATATGCGGAACAATATTACCGCCTTTTGCGATAACTTCAATCATGTGGTCAGTGAAATCCCAAGGATGGCTAGTTGTGAAGCGGACACGTGGAATATCAATTTTAGAAATGTCTTCGAATAAGTCACCTAAATCATATTCAATATCTTGAAGATCTTTACCGTAAGAATTAACGTTTTGACCTAATAAAGTAATTTCTTGATATCCTTGTCGTGCTAAATCTCGTACTTCATCAATAATGTCTTGCGGGCGTCTGCTACGCTCTTTACCACGAGTAAACGGCACAATACAATATGTACAGAATTTATCACAGCCATACATAATATTCACCCAAGCTTTGAAATAATCATCACGAACTTTAGGTAAATTCTCAATAACGTCGCCTTCTTTTGACCATACATCAATGACCATTGCTTTAGACATATAGGCTTCTTCAAGAATTTCTGGTAATTTATGAATATTATGTGTACCAAAAATCATATCTACGTTTTGATAAGATTTTAAAATTTTATTTACAACTGATTCTTCTTGTGACATACAACCGCATACACCAATTAAGCAATCTGGACGGTCGCGTTTTAAATGTTTCAAATTACCGATTTCACTGAATACTTTATTTTCAGCATTTTCACGAATAGCGCATGTATTTAATAAAATCACATCTGCTTTTAAAATGTCTTCCGCTAAAGTATAACCAAGTGCTTCAAATATCCCCGCCATTACTTCTGTATCATGAGCATTCATTTGACAACCAAATGTTTTGATGAAGAATGTACGGCCTTTGCCCATCTCTTTAAATCTCTCATCGATTTGGAAATCACGATTATATTGAACATCTTCTTTACCACGTTTTTTCGCTTCTTTTAAACTTGGCGGTTGATAAACTGTTTCGAAATATTGACTATAATCTTTTTCTTTTTTATTTCGTTGTGCAATAACATCTAAAGAACCTGCTTTTCTTTGTTCTTCATTCACTTCGCAAAATCCTTTCTATATCCCCGATTAATCATTACTTCATTATATATGGTTTAGTCAAAATGTGCAAAATGATTCCGGAAATAAAAATAGACTTTTACCTTTATAGCAATAGCTTAAGATAAAAGTCTATTCATATTAAGATTAAAAAGTCTTAGTCGTATTTTCCTGTTAATTCCTCCATAGTAATACCTGTAGGTACATAATAAAATCTCACTTGGCTGATAACTCCCGGCACTTCCAATTCAACCATTCTGTCATTGATGTTTTGAATTAAAATTAAACACTCGCTCATTGTGCCTTGAACCGTTGTTTCTAAAGGTGCTACACGAAAATCCAATCCGGATTGCTCAATAATCGAAATCGCTTCATCTACGTATGGAATAACATCTTCGCCATTAGGTGTTTGAGGTAAAACTTGAATACTCATTAATGTATCTTGCATATCAAAATTCCTCTTTTCATTCAGTAGTTACTTTAAATGTATCAAATTTTAAATGAAGTGTGTATTTGTATTGTATGAATATTTATATAGTATGGTAATAACAACTTATTATAATAAGGCGATTTTCAACTTCTTTAAAAACAAGGCGATGAATATCGTCTATTGCTATCGATTTAAATCCTCCAGATTTTACTCTTTTAACCATTAATGGTACTGGTTTATTACCTTTATCGTACGGTATATTTCCTTTAATCTGTTGAATTCTTTTATTAAACTTTTCAACTAAATCTTTGTTGCGACTTTTAAAATGTGTATGATCTTGATTAGCAGATTCTGTGAAGTCTATCAACATGCTTTCGTCTACAAGTACTTTTACTAAATCCCCGTTTACATAATCTCGTATGCATTTCCCCAAATGTTCACGATTGGCAGCGGTTTTAAGTAAATATTTTCTTTCTTCTTGTCCTTCTTTATCTATATCATTATCTTCACTTTGGTTATTTAAATAATCAGGATAATGGCCTAAGCAGTTTGTGAATATGTTGTCTAATAATCTTTGTTGCTTAGCACTTTCTTCATCATTTCTATTAATCTCTTGTGTCATTTATCCACCTCTTTAATACGACATATTTCACAATACCCAATTAAAGTGGCTTACCAAACGTTTAATCAACTCATTTATTTTTATTAAATAAAATAATTTTATAATTATGTATGGAAACTACATTTCGAAAAGAAAAAGCTTTCATCATGTCTTTATAGGTTTATACCCAGTTAACAACATAATGAAAGCTAATATATTTATTAAATAAATTGTTTTGTTAAGTCTTCAAATTGTTCTTTATCAATTTTGATATCTTGTTTTGCTAAAGGTTCACCATTCATTTGTTCAATTTGAGATTCATATGATGGTGTTTCTTTATCTTGATATACAATACCAGTCACAAGTGATTCATGATCAATTACAGTTTGGATTGCATTATTTTTATCTGTTGCATCATAATCTTCAATATCATCAATAGAAACCAAATGTTCTTTAAACCAATCATAAGTGTTCACTTTATTATAAGTTACACATGGAGAAAAGACGTTTACAAATGAGAAACCATCATGATTGATAGCTTCTTCAATAAGTTTAGTTAAACCTTTGATATCACTTGAGAAGCCTTGTCCAACAAACGTTGCTCCAGAAGATAAAGCAAGTTCTAAAGGCGCTACATTTTGTTCGATATTACCTTTAGGAGTTGTTTTTGTTACAAATCCTGGCGCAGAAGATGGTGATGTTTGTCCTTTAGTTAAACCATAAATTTGGTTATCCATAACTATATAAGTAATGTTCATATTTCTACGTAAGGCATGAATTGTATGACCCATACCAATCGCATAACCATCTCCGTCACCGCCTGAACAAATTACGGTTAAATCTTTATTCGCCATTTTCACACCTTGTGCTATTGGTAAGGCACGGCCGTGAATAGCATGCATACCATATGAGTTTACATATCCTGATAAACGTCCTGAACAACCAATACCAGTAATTAATGCTACTTCTTCAGGTTCTAATCCAACATTCGCTGCAGCTTTTTGTATTGCAGCTTGAACTGAGAAGTCACCGCAACCTGGACACCAGTTTGGTTTAACGTTATTTCTAAAATCTTTAAATGTTGCCACTTGTACCCACTCCTTCAGTCTCTTTGGCAATCTCTAATCCTTTATCTTCAATTTCATGCGGTAAAAATGGTGTGCCGTCATATTTTGTTTGTTTGATTAATTTACCGTGAACATTAACATTCATTTTTAATATATTTGCTAATTGACCTTGATAGTTGTGTTCAACTACAACAACTTTTTTCGCTTTATCTACTGCTTCTTGAACAATCTCTGATGGGAATGGATGTAATTGTCTAATTTGTAAATGATTTACTTTTACACCTTGATTTTCAAGACGTGTTTTTCCTTCTTGGATAGCACCTTTTGTTGAAATAAATCCAATATATAAGATATCCGCTTCATCATACGGTTGATCATCAATAACAGGTTCACTAATTAATAAGTTTTCTGTTTTACGCATACGTTTATCCATTTGTTCTTGACGGTTTTGCGCAGACTCACTTGGTTTACCTTCTGGGTTGTGTTCCACACCAGTAACGTGATGAATGCCGCCTTTTACACCTGGAATAGGTCTTGGAGATACTCCGTTAGCAGTAAGTGCATAACGTTTGAAATAAGCTTTATCGTCTTCTTCTCTTTCAATATCTCCTTGTAAAAGCTCACCTCGTTTGATTTCAATACGGTCGTAGTCTAACTGCTCAACTGTTTGTTTACCTAATGCTAATTGCAAGTCACTTAAAATAATGACAGGACATTGATATTCTTCAGCTAAATTGAATGCTTCAACAGTTAAATAGAAAGAATCCTCTGCATCAGTTGGTGCAATTACAATTTTCGGGATATCGCCATGTGTTCCGTATATCATTTGCATTAAATCTGATTGTTCTTCTTTAGTAGGCAAACCAGTAGATGGTCCTCCACGTTGTGTATTAATAATAACGAGTGGTGTTTCAGTCATACCAGATAAGCCGATTGATTCCATCATTAATGATAAACCAGGACCTGCTGAAGCTGTAAATGCACGCACACCAGCATAGTTTGCACCAATTGCCATTGTAGCAGCTGCAATTTCATCTTCAGTTTGGATAACAGTACCGCCAACTTTTGGCAGATTATCAATCATATACTCCATAATTTCTGATGCTGGTGTAATTGGATAAGCAGCCATAAATTTAGAACCCGCAGAAATCGCACCTAAACCTACTGCATCATTACCAATCATATAAAGATGCGGTTCAGAATCACTTGGTTCCAAGTGATAGTCGCCTTCTAATTCTGGCATTTGTTCTTTCATTGCATCATAACCTTGGTGTAAAGCTTGAATATTGCTTTCTACAACTTTTTCACCTTTTTTACCAAAAGTATTTGCAATAAACGCTTCAAATGATTTAATATCCAAATCCATAATGGCACAAGTTGCACCAATAGCTACCATGTTTTTCATTAACTTAGTTCCTAATTCTTTTGCAATATCAGTAAAAGGAAGAATAATAAGTTGTGCTTTACAATCTTCAGGTTTAGAAGGTTTAGCTTTCGCATCAGCAATAATCACACTGTCATCACGCATTTCATGGTGATTTAACTCAATTGTTTCTTGGTCGAATGCAACGAGAATATCTAAATCATCACTAATAGCATGAACTGGCTTTGTTGATACTCTAATTTTATTATTGGTATGTCCGCCTTTAATTCGGCTTGAGAAATGTCTGTAACCGTATAAATAATACCCTTCACGGTTCATAGCTGTGGCAAAGATTTCCCCTGTCGACTCGATTCCTTCACCTTGTTGACCGCCAACTTTCCATGATACTTGTGATTTCATACCTTTGCCTCCTGTAATTTAATTCACTATTAATCATAACAAAATAAACCACTGTTTTACTATATTCACAGTGGTTTTACTTTAAATTCATACTAATGGACGATACTTATTTTAACATGTCGAATGGATGATCTTCATTAATTAAAATTCGTTCAATATTTTTAGTTTGACCATCTTTGTTTAAATCAATCACAACACCAGATAAAACTTCTCGGCCTTCATCAGGAACAACATGTCTTTGAGGAAGGCTTGAAATAAATCGATAAATGACTTCGTCTCTGTTAATTCCTAAAATACCATCATAAAATCCTGTCATGCCTACATCTGTAATGTAACCTGTACCGTTTGGAAGAATGCGATTATCTGAAGTCTGAATGTGTGTATGTGTTCCAACAACAGCACTTGCACGACCATCTAAATACCATCCCATCGCATTTTTCTCCGATGTCGTTTCAGCATGAAAGTCTACAAAAATATATGGTGTTTCTTTTTGTGCTTCTTCTATTAATTGGTCTGCTTTTTTAAAAGGATCATCTATGTCTTGCATAAATGCACGTCCTTGAAGATTGATAACTGCTAGTTTATCTTCGTTTATTTGTATAAAACGCATTCCGATACCAGGTGCCACATCAGGAAAATTAGCTGGTCGTACCATGCGTTTTGCTTCATCGATAAATTCATAAATTTGACGTTGTCCATAAGTGTGATTACCCATGGTCATAAAATCAACGCCTTCTCTTAATAATTCTTTATAAATTTTTTCAGTAATCCCTTTTCCGTGTGCAGCATTTTCTGCATTCACGATTGTAACTGTGGGACGATATTGCTGTTTAAGTTTCGGTAAATAAGTTGAAATCGCCTCTCTACCTACTTTACCGACAATATCACCGATAAATAATATTCTCAAAGTGCACTCATCCTCTCTTATTAGTTAGTTTAATAGAAAAGGTCAATATTGAAAAGTCTATAATAAGCAAGATTCCACTCTTACATTAACTTTTCCCAAAAATATATTTAATTTTATGGAGAGGGGGTAAAGAATCATTAAGACAAGACATAGCGAGATTGTTCAAAAATACGTCAATTATCGCTTATCGCGATACTTTTTTGAAAATTGTTTCTATGTTATGATTTGTCTATCAAATTTATAGGAGATGTAATAACTAAATGTCAATTAACATTGATCCCGAAAAGTTTGCAGAACTTGTACTTCAATCAAATCCTTCAAAAAGTGAGGACCCAGAAGACATCGCAAAAGACTCTTTAGAACTTTATATTAACGCTT from Staphylococcus condimenti carries:
- a CDS encoding RicAFT regulatory complex protein RicA family protein, with the protein product MYDKKDILAQAEKLSDQIKQLDTVKYYQRVETQIHRNHHIDEWMKDLKQRQKQSVNLQNYGKIEAYKRSEAEIAQIQEKIDALPIVTEFREAQSDANDLLQMMINTMADRLNAAHQDQ
- the thiW gene encoding energy coupling factor transporter S component ThiW; this encodes MNVRKLTLTSMFIAINVVLSSIIVIPLGPIKAAPIQHMTNVLCAVFVGPWYGLAQAFLSSVIRMMFGTGSVFAFPGSMVGVLLASLLYRYRKHLFMAAFGEVIGTGLIGSFMCIPLAWVIGLHQVAIKPLMLAFITSSALGAFISYIILMVLFKKGKLKKWLPKD
- a CDS encoding type II toxin-antitoxin system YoeB family toxin; protein product: MTQEINRNDEESAKQQRLLDNIFTNCLGHYPDYLNNQSEDNDIDKEGQEERKYLLKTAANREHLGKCIRDYVNGDLVKVLVDESMLIDFTESANQDHTHFKSRNKDLVEKFNKRIQQIKGNIPYDKGNKPVPLMVKRVKSGGFKSIAIDDIHRLVFKEVENRLIIISCYYHTI
- a CDS encoding 2-oxoacid:acceptor oxidoreductase subunit alpha, with protein sequence MKSQVSWKVGGQQGEGIESTGEIFATAMNREGYYLYGYRHFSSRIKGGHTNNKIRVSTKPVHAISDDLDILVAFDQETIELNHHEMRDDSVIIADAKAKPSKPEDCKAQLIILPFTDIAKELGTKLMKNMVAIGATCAIMDLDIKSFEAFIANTFGKKGEKVVESNIQALHQGYDAMKEQMPELEGDYHLEPSDSEPHLYMIGNDAVGLGAISAGSKFMAAYPITPASEIMEYMIDNLPKVGGTVIQTEDEIAAATMAIGANYAGVRAFTASAGPGLSLMMESIGLSGMTETPLVIINTQRGGPSTGLPTKEEQSDLMQMIYGTHGDIPKIVIAPTDAEDSFYLTVEAFNLAEEYQCPVIILSDLQLALGKQTVEQLDYDRIEIKRGELLQGDIEREEDDKAYFKRYALTANGVSPRPIPGVKGGIHHVTGVEHNPEGKPSESAQNRQEQMDKRMRKTENLLISEPVIDDQPYDEADILYIGFISTKGAIQEGKTRLENQGVKVNHLQIRQLHPFPSEIVQEAVDKAKKVVVVEHNYQGQLANILKMNVNVHGKLIKQTKYDGTPFLPHEIEDKGLEIAKETEGVGTSGNI
- a CDS encoding 2-oxoacid:ferredoxin oxidoreductase subunit beta; translation: MATFKDFRNNVKPNWCPGCGDFSVQAAIQKAAANVGLEPEEVALITGIGCSGRLSGYVNSYGMHAIHGRALPIAQGVKMANKDLTVICSGGDGDGYAIGMGHTIHALRRNMNITYIVMDNQIYGLTKGQTSPSSAPGFVTKTTPKGNIEQNVAPLELALSSGATFVGQGFSSDIKGLTKLIEEAINHDGFSFVNVFSPCVTYNKVNTYDWFKEHLVSIDDIEDYDATDKNNAIQTVIDHESLVTGIVYQDKETPSYESQIEQMNGEPLAKQDIKIDKEQFEDLTKQFI
- the miaB gene encoding tRNA (N6-isopentenyl adenosine(37)-C2)-methylthiotransferase MiaB, with the translated sequence MNEEQRKAGSLDVIAQRNKKEKDYSQYFETVYQPPSLKEAKKRGKEDVQYNRDFQIDERFKEMGKGRTFFIKTFGCQMNAHDTEVMAGIFEALGYTLAEDILKADVILLNTCAIRENAENKVFSEIGNLKHLKRDRPDCLIGVCGCMSQEESVVNKILKSYQNVDMIFGTHNIHKLPEILEEAYMSKAMVIDVWSKEGDVIENLPKVRDDYFKAWVNIMYGCDKFCTYCIVPFTRGKERSRRPQDIIDEVRDLARQGYQEITLLGQNVNSYGKDLQDIEYDLGDLFEDISKIDIPRVRFTTSHPWDFTDHMIEVIAKGGNIVPHIHLPVQSGNDAVLKIMGRKYTRESYLDLVNRIKTAIPDVALTTDIIVGYPNETEEQFQETLSLYDEVEFEHAYTYLYSQRDGTPAARMKDNVEKEVKKERLQRLNQKVGYYSERALKGYEGQVVTVLCEGSSKKDNEVLAGYTDKNKLVNFRGPKEVVGKLVDVKIDEAKQYSLNGTFLHLHESSAVKA
- a CDS encoding thiamine-binding protein, which encodes MQDTLMSIQVLPQTPNGEDVIPYVDEAISIIEQSGLDFRVAPLETTVQGTMSECLILIQNINDRMVELEVPGVISQVRFYYVPTGITMEELTGKYD
- a CDS encoding TIGR00282 family metallophosphoesterase, giving the protein MRILFIGDIVGKVGREAISTYLPKLKQQYRPTVTIVNAENAAHGKGITEKIYKELLREGVDFMTMGNHTYGQRQIYEFIDEAKRMVRPANFPDVAPGIGMRFIQINEDKLAVINLQGRAFMQDIDDPFKKADQLIEEAQKETPYIFVDFHAETTSEKNAMGWYLDGRASAVVGTHTHIQTSDNRILPNGTGYITDVGMTGFYDGILGINRDEVIYRFISSLPQRHVVPDEGREVLSGVVIDLNKDGQTKNIERILINEDHPFDMLK
- a CDS encoding glycerophosphodiester phosphodiesterase, with amino-acid sequence MKIRKLSVTSAVLSASILFGSQGALASGGGMGPVSSDSSAAQNTAQQDKNVLAKNVAIAHRGASGYAPEHTFFAYDKAKNELGADYIELDLQMTKDGNLIAMHDETVDRTTGGKFHGPVKNYTTAQLKQMDVGSWFNQKNPQYANPKYAGAQVPTLDEILTRYGPDTNYYIETKSPDVYPGMEEKLLDTLDKHGMLAPDKLKNGQIVIQSFSQESLLKMKKLNPNIPLIQLTDVLEIPRYTDKDLDYIASYANGVGPEYHDATPAQVERLHQHGLLVHPYTANTKLAMQNLINANVDGAFSNYIDQYIQLRDQSNIQSAY